One stretch of Vulpes lagopus strain Blue_001 chromosome 12, ASM1834538v1, whole genome shotgun sequence DNA includes these proteins:
- the GAST gene encoding gastrin: protein MQRLCVYVLILALALATFSEASWKPRSRLQDAPSGPGANRGLEPRGLDQLGPASHHRRQLGLQGPPQLVADLSKKQGPWMEEEEAAYGWMDFGRRSAEEGDQRP from the exons ATGCAGCGACTATGTGTGTACGTACTGATCTTGGCACTGGCTCTGGCCACCTTCTCTGAAGCTTCTTGGAAGCCCCGCTCCCGGCTACAAGATGCACCCTCGGGTCCAGGAGCAAATAGGGGTCTGGAGCCACGTGGGCTGGACCAACTGGGCCCAGCCTCTCACCACCGAAGGCAGCTAGGGCTCCAGGGTCCCCCACAGCTGGTGGCAG ACCTGTCCAAGAAGCAGGGACCGtggatggaagaagaagaagcagcataCGGATGGATGGACTTCGGCCGCCGCAGTGCTGAGGAAGGGGACCAACGTCCCTAG